A single Nycticebus coucang isolate mNycCou1 chromosome 16, mNycCou1.pri, whole genome shotgun sequence DNA region contains:
- the LOC128567741 gene encoding UPF0235 protein C15orf40 homolog, with amino-acid sequence MLPLGCGWRQLGAGPGAPAFARLCSGADMPKKAGATSKGKSQSNEPERPLPPLAPVAVDPKGCVTIAIHAKPGSKQNAVTDLTAEALNVAIAASPSEGEANAELCRYLSKVLELRKSYVVLHKGGKSREKVVKLLASTTLEEILEKLKREAEKN; translated from the coding sequence ATGCTGCCGCTGGGCTGCGGGTGGAGGCAGCTTGGGGCAGGGCCAGGCGCTCCGGCCTTCGCTCGGCTCTGTTCTGGCGCCGATATGCCTAAGAAGGCTGGTGCGACGAGCAAGGGTAAAAGCCAGAGCAATGAACCAGAGAGACCACTGCCTCCCTTAGCTCCTGTGGCAGTTGATCCAAAAGGTTGTGTCACCATAGCCATCCATGCCAAACCTGGCTCCAAACAGAACGCTGTAACAGATTTGACAGCAGAAGCCCTAAATGTAGCCATTGCAGCATCTCCATCAGAGGGGGAGGCTAATGCTGAGCTCTGCCGGTATCTTTCCAAGGTCTTAGAACTCAGGAAGAGTTATGTGGTTTTGCATAAGGGTGGTAAGTCTCGTGAAAAGGTGGTGAAACTTTTAGCCTCCACAACTCTAGAAGAGATCTTGGAGAAGTTAAAAAGGGAAGctgaaaaaaactaa